In Aegilops tauschii subsp. strangulata cultivar AL8/78 chromosome 3, Aet v6.0, whole genome shotgun sequence, one genomic interval encodes:
- the LOC109760681 gene encoding uncharacterized protein isoform X1 yields the protein MGSSPAARSNPSRTGKRGDAMDGGNPPSRSAKKSSALLPKGWSGTASYRCSPHLIPRIVGLLSEEQKGFVRKIGFGSLLSMADFEINKALTLWLVGRFSCETEALEFEGGVSIPVRPLVKSVLGIPSGPIPVVQSPYSHFSSTKVRKAKELAEEMCGITEEEPFCTAFMMVILAIYLAPNTTMLVNRSLLGAAQKVGSLRQMDWCGFVADYLIKGLMEFKESDAPFVLLKGCVHILSVIFIDHVKHAEFQVPNGFPRLRVVTTAHNKWVASHPFGSLLVRRLEESVYAPVLNNGNGNIVEGGECADSDTNTDALANLPATDNDQNNQHPVSAGPASLSIVVALETSAQSAGTNHLHGAMGSIPAAHANPSSNGKQGSAMDGGSPPSRSAKRPRKSGSAVYRCSPRLIPQIVELLSEEQKGFVRKIGFGSLLSMADFEMNKALTLWLVGKFSCDTNALEFGGGLSIPVRPLVKSVLGIPSGPIQVVQGLHVDYGLFSQYCTVKFKNARKLAEEMCSITEEEPFCIAFMMTILAIYLAPNTTVLVNRSFLGAAQQVGSLKQMDWCGFVADYLFKGIREFKESDAPFGCLKGCVHILSVIFIDLVKHAAFEVPNGFPRLGFVTTEHNKWVASHPFGSLLVRRLEESVYAPVLNNGNGNIVQVGECADSDTDTDALSNQSATDNDQNNQHPVSPGPGSLLIVTGLETSARSAEHIIFPRSGEQLQSAGPSSEPFSAQILNGLEVLAAAAESRNQDSPSTMEKHDRSAKRARVELPNNGQMVRDGEATIRMDMSLFSCRVCSHPVKPPVFQCNVGHLACGRCLAELPDEQCQMCEHGGDFSRCPVMDDVVLSSTMKCSHDGCHIYVPYHELDDHQSTCPHGPCFCTETGCSFAGAPAALLGHLAALHSVPVHKVHYGSVHQLRVSEPRFLLHAEEDDSAFLLAVGVLGMATVVSVVCLRAGAYPEPRYAVKLWANGPPLPSSAAGSILLDMQAVTSISRPGEVAVEELPSFLMVPPAYLVDCGAYKEVSLDVRIDRM from the exons ATGGGTTCCAGTCCTGCTGCGCGTTCCAATCCCAGCAGGACCGGAAAGCGGGGGGATGCCATGGATGGTGGCAATCCACCAAGCAGATCTGCCAAGAAGTCCTCTGCTCTTCTCCCAAAGGGCTGG AGCGGGACGGCGTCGTACAGATGTTCCCCGCACCTCATCCCGCGGATTGTGGGGCTTCTCAGCGAGGAGCAGAAGGGCTTCGTCAGAAAAATCGGGTTTGGGAGCCTGCTGTCCATGGCAGACTTCGAGATTAACAAGGCCCTTACCTTGTGGCTGGTTGGCAGGTTCAGTTGCGAGACCGAGGCGCTCGAGTTTGAAGGCGGCGTGTCGATTCCGGTGAGGCCGCTCGTCAAGTCTGTCCTTGGGATCCCTTCAGGCCCCATCCCAGTCGTGCAGTCTCCCTACAGTCACTTCTCTTCTACTAAAGTGAGGAAGGCCAAGGAACTGGCCGAAGAAATGTGTGGCATAACCGAGGAGGAACCCTTCTGTACAGCCTTCATGATGGTGATACTCGCGATTTATCTAGCACCAAACACAACCATGCTTGTCAACAGGTCCTTGCTTGGAGCTGCTCAGAAGGTTGGTAGCCTCAGACAGATGGACTGGTGCGGTTTCGTTGCTGACTACCTCATCAAAGGACTCATGGAATTCAAGGAATCGGATGCACCCTTTGTTCTTCTGAAGGGCTGTGTGCACATTCTGAGC GTCATTTTCATTGATCATGTGAAACACGCGGAATTCCAAGTACCAAACGGCTTTCCACGCTTGCGCGTTGTCACTACAGCGCATAACAAATGGGTAGCTTCACATCCCTTTGGTAGCTTGCTG GTACGTCGTCTAGAAGAGTCTGTCTATGCTCCTGTGCTTAATAATGGAAATGGTAACATTGTTGAAGGCGGAGAATGTGCTGATTCTGATACAAATACTGATGCTCTAGCCAATCTGCCTGCTACCGACAACGATCAAAATAACCAGCATCCGGTTTCAGCAGGTCCTGCCAGCTTGTCCATTGTTGTAGCGTTAGAGACATCAGCTCAATCTGCAGGTACAAACCATCTTCACGGGGCCATGGGTTCCATTCCTGCTGCGCATGCTAATCCCAGCAGTAATGGAAAACAGGGGAGTGCCATGGATGGTGGTAGTCCACCAAGTAGATCTGCCAAGAGGCCCCGGAAG AGCGGGAGCGCGGTTTACAGATGTTCCCCTCGCCTCATTCCGCAGATTGTGGAGCTTCTCAGTGAGGAGCAGAAGGGCTTCGTCAGAAAAATCGGGTTTGGGAGCCTGCTGTCCATGGCGGATTTCGAGATGAACAAGGCCCTTACCCTCTGGTTGGTTGGTAAGTTCAGTTGTGACACCAATGCGCTTGAGTTTGGAGGCGGCTTATCGATTCCGGTGAGGCCACTCGTCAAGTCTGTCCTTGGGATCCCTTCGGGCCCCATCCAAGTCGTGCAGGGTCTCCATGTTGACTATGGTCTCTTCAGTCAGTACTGCACTGTTAAATTCAAGAACGCCAGGAAATTGGCCGAGGAAATGTGCAGCATAACCGAGGAGGAACCCTTCTGTATAGCCTTCATGATGACGATACTCGCGATTTATCTAGCACCAAATACAACCGTGCTTGTCAACAGGTCCTTTCTTGGAGCTGCTCAACAGGTCGGTAGTCTCAAACAGATGGATTGGTGCGGTTTCGTTGCTGACTATCTCTTCAAAGGAATCAGGGAGTTCAAGGAATCAGATGCACCCTTTGGTTGTCTAAAGGGCTGTGTGCACATTCTGAGC GTCATTTTCATTGATCTTGTGAAACATGCTGCATTCGAAGTACCAAACGGCTTTCCACGCTTGGGCTTTGTCACTACAGAGCATAACAAATGGGTAGCTTCACATCCCTTTGGTAGCTTGCTG GTACGTCGTCTAGAAGAGTCTGTCTATGCTCCTGTGCTTAATAATGGAAATGGTAACATTGTTCAAGTCGGAGAATGTGCTGATTCTGATACAGATACTGATGCTCTGTCCAATCAGTCTGCTACCGACAATGATCAAAATAACCAGCATCCGGTTTCACCAGGTCCTGGCAGCTTGCTCATTGTTACAGGGTTAGAGACATCAGCTCGATCTGCAG AACACATTATTTTTCCAAGAAGCGGCGAACAATTGCAGTCTGCTGGGCCTTCTTCTGAACCGTTTTCTGCACAA ATTCTGAACGGGCTGGAGGTTCTTGCGGCTGCCGCCGAGAGCAGGAACCAGGATTCACCGTCGACGATGGAGAAGCATGATCGGAGCGCCAAAAGGGCAAGGGTGGAGCTGCCCAATAATGGGCAAATGGTGCGAGATGGAGAAGCCACCATAAGGATGGACATGAGTTTGTTCAGTTGCCGCGTCTGCTCCCACCCCGTCAAGCCCCCTGTCTTCCAG TGCAATGTCGGGCATTTAGCTTGCGGCAGATGCCTTGCCGAGCTCCCCGACGAACAGTGCCAGATGTGTGAGCACGGCGGTGACTTTAGCCGCTGTCCAGTGATGGACGACGTCGTCCTGTCGAGCACGATGAAGTGCTCCCACGACGGCTGCCACATTTACGTCCCCTACCACGAGCTCGACGACCACCAGAGCACGTGCCCGCACGGGCCCTGCTTCTGCACGGAGACCGGCTGCAGCTTCGCGGGCGCACCGGCGGCGCTCCTCGGCCACCTCGCCGCCCTGCACTCAGTGCCAGTGCACAAGGTACACTACGGCAGTGTCCATCAGCTCCGGGTGTCGGAGCCACGGTTCCTGCTCCACGCGGAAGAGGACGACAGCGCGTTCCTCCTGGCCGTGGGCGTGCTCGGCATGGCCACCGTCGTGTCCGTGGTGTGCCTCAGAGCGGGAGCATACCCAGAGCCGCGATACGCGGTCAAGCTCTGGGCGAACGGTCCGCCGCTGCCGAGCAGCGCGGCGGGCAGCATTCTGCTGGACATGCAGGCGGTGACGAGCATCAGCAGGCCCGGCGAGGTGGCGGTGGAGGAGCTGCCGTCGTTCCTGATGGTGCCGCCGGCATACCTGGTTGACTGTGGGGCGTACAAGGAGGTGTCCCTCGACGTTCGCATTGACAGGATGTGA
- the LOC109760681 gene encoding uncharacterized protein isoform X2 → MGSSPAARSNPSRTGKRGDAMDGGNPPSRSAKKSSALLPKGWSGTASYRCSPHLIPRIVGLLSEEQKGFVRKIGFGSLLSMADFEINKALTLWLVGRFSCETEALEFEGGVSIPVRPLVKSVLGIPSGPIPVVQSPYSHFSSTKVRKAKELAEEMCGITEEEPFCTAFMMVILAIYLAPNTTMLVNRSLLGAAQKVGSLRQMDWCGFVADYLIKGLMEFKESDAPFVLLKGCVHILSVIFIDHVKHAEFQVPNGFPRLRVVTTAHNKWVASHPFGSLLVRRLEESVYAPVLNNGNGNIVEGGECADSDTNTDALANLPATDNDQNNQHPVSAGPASLSIVVALETSAQSAGTNHLHGAMGSIPAAHANPSSNGKQGSAMDGGSPPSRSAKRPRKIVELLSEEQKGFVRKIGFGSLLSMADFEMNKALTLWLVGKFSCDTNALEFGGGLSIPVRPLVKSVLGIPSGPIQVVQGLHVDYGLFSQYCTVKFKNARKLAEEMCSITEEEPFCIAFMMTILAIYLAPNTTVLVNRSFLGAAQQVGSLKQMDWCGFVADYLFKGIREFKESDAPFGCLKGCVHILSVIFIDLVKHAAFEVPNGFPRLGFVTTEHNKWVASHPFGSLLVRRLEESVYAPVLNNGNGNIVQVGECADSDTDTDALSNQSATDNDQNNQHPVSPGPGSLLIVTGLETSARSAEHIIFPRSGEQLQSAGPSSEPFSAQILNGLEVLAAAAESRNQDSPSTMEKHDRSAKRARVELPNNGQMVRDGEATIRMDMSLFSCRVCSHPVKPPVFQCNVGHLACGRCLAELPDEQCQMCEHGGDFSRCPVMDDVVLSSTMKCSHDGCHIYVPYHELDDHQSTCPHGPCFCTETGCSFAGAPAALLGHLAALHSVPVHKVHYGSVHQLRVSEPRFLLHAEEDDSAFLLAVGVLGMATVVSVVCLRAGAYPEPRYAVKLWANGPPLPSSAAGSILLDMQAVTSISRPGEVAVEELPSFLMVPPAYLVDCGAYKEVSLDVRIDRM, encoded by the exons ATGGGTTCCAGTCCTGCTGCGCGTTCCAATCCCAGCAGGACCGGAAAGCGGGGGGATGCCATGGATGGTGGCAATCCACCAAGCAGATCTGCCAAGAAGTCCTCTGCTCTTCTCCCAAAGGGCTGG AGCGGGACGGCGTCGTACAGATGTTCCCCGCACCTCATCCCGCGGATTGTGGGGCTTCTCAGCGAGGAGCAGAAGGGCTTCGTCAGAAAAATCGGGTTTGGGAGCCTGCTGTCCATGGCAGACTTCGAGATTAACAAGGCCCTTACCTTGTGGCTGGTTGGCAGGTTCAGTTGCGAGACCGAGGCGCTCGAGTTTGAAGGCGGCGTGTCGATTCCGGTGAGGCCGCTCGTCAAGTCTGTCCTTGGGATCCCTTCAGGCCCCATCCCAGTCGTGCAGTCTCCCTACAGTCACTTCTCTTCTACTAAAGTGAGGAAGGCCAAGGAACTGGCCGAAGAAATGTGTGGCATAACCGAGGAGGAACCCTTCTGTACAGCCTTCATGATGGTGATACTCGCGATTTATCTAGCACCAAACACAACCATGCTTGTCAACAGGTCCTTGCTTGGAGCTGCTCAGAAGGTTGGTAGCCTCAGACAGATGGACTGGTGCGGTTTCGTTGCTGACTACCTCATCAAAGGACTCATGGAATTCAAGGAATCGGATGCACCCTTTGTTCTTCTGAAGGGCTGTGTGCACATTCTGAGC GTCATTTTCATTGATCATGTGAAACACGCGGAATTCCAAGTACCAAACGGCTTTCCACGCTTGCGCGTTGTCACTACAGCGCATAACAAATGGGTAGCTTCACATCCCTTTGGTAGCTTGCTG GTACGTCGTCTAGAAGAGTCTGTCTATGCTCCTGTGCTTAATAATGGAAATGGTAACATTGTTGAAGGCGGAGAATGTGCTGATTCTGATACAAATACTGATGCTCTAGCCAATCTGCCTGCTACCGACAACGATCAAAATAACCAGCATCCGGTTTCAGCAGGTCCTGCCAGCTTGTCCATTGTTGTAGCGTTAGAGACATCAGCTCAATCTGCAGGTACAAACCATCTTCACGGGGCCATGGGTTCCATTCCTGCTGCGCATGCTAATCCCAGCAGTAATGGAAAACAGGGGAGTGCCATGGATGGTGGTAGTCCACCAAGTAGATCTGCCAAGAGGCCCCGGAAG ATTGTGGAGCTTCTCAGTGAGGAGCAGAAGGGCTTCGTCAGAAAAATCGGGTTTGGGAGCCTGCTGTCCATGGCGGATTTCGAGATGAACAAGGCCCTTACCCTCTGGTTGGTTGGTAAGTTCAGTTGTGACACCAATGCGCTTGAGTTTGGAGGCGGCTTATCGATTCCGGTGAGGCCACTCGTCAAGTCTGTCCTTGGGATCCCTTCGGGCCCCATCCAAGTCGTGCAGGGTCTCCATGTTGACTATGGTCTCTTCAGTCAGTACTGCACTGTTAAATTCAAGAACGCCAGGAAATTGGCCGAGGAAATGTGCAGCATAACCGAGGAGGAACCCTTCTGTATAGCCTTCATGATGACGATACTCGCGATTTATCTAGCACCAAATACAACCGTGCTTGTCAACAGGTCCTTTCTTGGAGCTGCTCAACAGGTCGGTAGTCTCAAACAGATGGATTGGTGCGGTTTCGTTGCTGACTATCTCTTCAAAGGAATCAGGGAGTTCAAGGAATCAGATGCACCCTTTGGTTGTCTAAAGGGCTGTGTGCACATTCTGAGC GTCATTTTCATTGATCTTGTGAAACATGCTGCATTCGAAGTACCAAACGGCTTTCCACGCTTGGGCTTTGTCACTACAGAGCATAACAAATGGGTAGCTTCACATCCCTTTGGTAGCTTGCTG GTACGTCGTCTAGAAGAGTCTGTCTATGCTCCTGTGCTTAATAATGGAAATGGTAACATTGTTCAAGTCGGAGAATGTGCTGATTCTGATACAGATACTGATGCTCTGTCCAATCAGTCTGCTACCGACAATGATCAAAATAACCAGCATCCGGTTTCACCAGGTCCTGGCAGCTTGCTCATTGTTACAGGGTTAGAGACATCAGCTCGATCTGCAG AACACATTATTTTTCCAAGAAGCGGCGAACAATTGCAGTCTGCTGGGCCTTCTTCTGAACCGTTTTCTGCACAA ATTCTGAACGGGCTGGAGGTTCTTGCGGCTGCCGCCGAGAGCAGGAACCAGGATTCACCGTCGACGATGGAGAAGCATGATCGGAGCGCCAAAAGGGCAAGGGTGGAGCTGCCCAATAATGGGCAAATGGTGCGAGATGGAGAAGCCACCATAAGGATGGACATGAGTTTGTTCAGTTGCCGCGTCTGCTCCCACCCCGTCAAGCCCCCTGTCTTCCAG TGCAATGTCGGGCATTTAGCTTGCGGCAGATGCCTTGCCGAGCTCCCCGACGAACAGTGCCAGATGTGTGAGCACGGCGGTGACTTTAGCCGCTGTCCAGTGATGGACGACGTCGTCCTGTCGAGCACGATGAAGTGCTCCCACGACGGCTGCCACATTTACGTCCCCTACCACGAGCTCGACGACCACCAGAGCACGTGCCCGCACGGGCCCTGCTTCTGCACGGAGACCGGCTGCAGCTTCGCGGGCGCACCGGCGGCGCTCCTCGGCCACCTCGCCGCCCTGCACTCAGTGCCAGTGCACAAGGTACACTACGGCAGTGTCCATCAGCTCCGGGTGTCGGAGCCACGGTTCCTGCTCCACGCGGAAGAGGACGACAGCGCGTTCCTCCTGGCCGTGGGCGTGCTCGGCATGGCCACCGTCGTGTCCGTGGTGTGCCTCAGAGCGGGAGCATACCCAGAGCCGCGATACGCGGTCAAGCTCTGGGCGAACGGTCCGCCGCTGCCGAGCAGCGCGGCGGGCAGCATTCTGCTGGACATGCAGGCGGTGACGAGCATCAGCAGGCCCGGCGAGGTGGCGGTGGAGGAGCTGCCGTCGTTCCTGATGGTGCCGCCGGCATACCTGGTTGACTGTGGGGCGTACAAGGAGGTGTCCCTCGACGTTCGCATTGACAGGATGTGA